The region CCCTGCCGCGCGGATGCGCGTACTCGTGATCCCCTCACCAGCCACAAGCCCGAGGTGTGCGTCCGGGCTCAGGAGCGTGTCTGTCATGACCAGCGAATTCTTCATCCCGGCCGCGCCGGGGCATATCCCCGGTGCCGACGGGTATTTCGGCGCGTTCGGCGGCAAGTTCATCCCGGAGGCGCTGGCCGCCGCCGTGGACGAGGTCGCCGTCGAGTACGAGAGGGCCAAGGCGGATCCCGCGTTCGTCGCGGAGTTCGAGGAGCTGCTCGTCCACTACGCCGGACGGCCGAGCCCGCTCACCGAGGTACCCCGATTCGCGGAGCGCGCCGGCGGCGCGCGGGTGTTCCTCAAACGCGAGGACCTGAACCACACCGGCTCGCACAAGATCAACAACGTGCTCGGACAAGCCCTGCTGACCAGGCGGATGGGCAAGCCGCGCGTCATCGCGGAGACCGGCGCCGGCCAGCACGGGGTGGCGACCGCGACAGCGTGCGCGCTGTTCGGCCTGGAGTGCACCATCTATATGGGCGAGATCGACACTCGCCGCCAGGCGCTCAACGTGGCGCGGATGAGGATGCTCGGCGCCCAGGTGATTCCGGTCACCTCCGGCTCCCGCACCCTCAAGGACGCCATCAACGAGACGTTCCGTGACTGGGTTGCCAGC is a window of bacterium DNA encoding:
- a CDS encoding pyridoxal-phosphate dependent enzyme encodes the protein MTSEFFIPAAPGHIPGADGYFGAFGGKFIPEALAAAVDEVAVEYERAKADPAFVAEFEELLVHYAGRPSPLTEVPRFAERAGGARVFLKREDLNHTGSHKINNVLGQALLTRRMGKPRVIAETGAGQHGVATATACALFGLECTIYMGEIDTRRQALNVARMRMLGAQVIPVTSGSRTLKDAINETFRDWVAS